A genome region from Populus alba chromosome 5, ASM523922v2, whole genome shotgun sequence includes the following:
- the LOC118061850 gene encoding histone-lysine N-methyltransferase ATXR7 has translation MVSSTLLLEQEDDFPFSSRKRLKISDFHHQEQQNAYISIGNCDDVTFMPMNNAEECSFNGSNSLPEMSCNSNGNSDGIPELSITGRASYQGNSCSGYLPPAFVSGWMYLNENGQMCGPYIHQQLYEGLSTGFLPEDLPVYPIVNGAWINPVPLKYFKQFPDHVSTGFTYISSGTSGTTMPKNYSTDLVASRQCVQYATPVSTYPVAESVSDSCVQHHTYGSNQPTPNPEAADYATPVSLVSGEDSCWLFKDDEGRRHGPHSLLQLYSWYWYGYLKDSLMIYHAQNKFRPLPLLSIMNAWRLDKPESFSKTDANTETGSSPSFMSIISEEVSCQLHSGILKAARRVVLDEIISNVISEFANTKRTERYHKLDNQAAIAFSANGRMSQFASKMDYSIAKCEAAVCNYNPDQACVDELSTQLLRSTKSVGSIDDFWGSYAVVCRFLSDYCMEVLWNAVFYDTIAEYITSWRKSKLWFSHPYLCKKIEELPSKPYFSRQEFPASSVDCPPGFELLKTESDHTAPSSLGSSCACMEGKRCKQNSLSLKECPDDDMKCILESVANELHKSTKVSLAEYVEILVEEEMNKLVNFSEEKRLNEETVDFSIPFSQASEYSSTEMKYERMIDSNQISGKINFSGDSRSSLQAEKSFFPFQSGNAISNVLAIAFERTHASADNAIDVENINEPPTPGFKDSAIFHPTISKFQPSKSLESTSKNGAYVAIAMCKQKLHDDVLSVWKSLFVNDVLHRFPGLCCTSKKHTEPDSNEEGAFKFTEGSRKFHRPDSSVLSLVSSKYTYHRKKKLAGKKLGSSSHSTITDAGLQKRPMEKSRKQNFLRNVSENVVVQPVGTPKKKERIKGQAESSVNGRPSKATFVELPVNARSSKATVRSTVKRVQSLPKNAGHRKVVKIAQAVNDDKVAKEAIKTSKERAGKVFDCNGCDVEIENAETTECSKKTLNTNKVPKSKRKSTVDGGFVSHPMKFLKVENSAVKQAASRQVSVRKAKSSKSRTLNPCPISDGCARSSINGWEWHAWSLSASPAERACVRGVPHIHAKYSFPKAYTSQLSNGKALSARTNRVKLRNLLAAAEGAELLKATQLKARKKHLRFQRSKIHDWGLVALEPIEAEDFVIEYVGELIRPQISDIRERLYEKMGIGSSYLFRLDDGYVVDATKRGGIARFINHSCEPNCYTKVISVESQKKIFIYAKRHIAAGEEITYNYKFPLEDKKIPCNCGSRKCRGSLN, from the exons ATGGTCTCCTCAACACTCCTCCTAGAGCAAGAAGACGATTTCCCTTTCTCCTCTAGAAAGAGGCTGAAGATTTCAGATTTTCATCACCAAGAACAACAGAATGCATATATCTCCATTGGCAACTGTGATGACGTCACATTCATGCCGATGAACAACGCAGAAGAATGCTCATTCAATGG TTCAAATTCCCTTCCAGAGATGAGTTGCAATTCTAATGGAAACAGTGATGGTATTCCTGAGTTGTCTATTACGGGCAGGGCTTCATACCAGGGAAATAGTTGTTCTGGCTACTTACCACCTGCTTTTGTTAGTGGATGGATGTACCTTAATGAAAATGGACAAATGTGTGGTCCTTATATCCACCAACAACTGTATGAGGGCTTATCGACGGGTTTTCTGCCTGAGGATCTTCCTGTTTATCCCATTGTAAATGGAGCATGGATCAATCCGGTTCCTCTCAAGTACTTCAAGCAGTTTCCTGACCATGTTTCCACTGGTTTTACATATATTTCTTCTGGTACTTCAGGCACAACTATGCCAAAAAATTATTCCACGGATTTGGTGGCATCTAGGCAATGCGTTCAGTATGCTACTCCAGTCTCTACTTATCCAGTTGCAGAATCGGTATCTGATTCTTGTGTTCAACACCATACTTATGGCTCCAACCAACCAACCCCCAACCCTGAAGCAGCTGACTATGCTACACCAGTTTCACTTGTG TCAGGTGAGGATTCCTGTTGGCTATTCAAGGATGATGAAGGGAGGAGACATGGGCCGCATTCTCTTCTGCAGCTTTATTCTTGGTATTGGTATGGATATCTTAAGGATTCTTTAATG ATATATCATGCTCAAAATAAGTTTAGACCCCTTCCTTTGCTATCTATTATGAATGCTTGGAGATTGGATAAACCTGAATCTTTCTCCAAGActgatgcaaacactgaaactGGCTCATCTCCGAGCTTCATGTCCATAATTTCTGAAGAAGTTTCCTGTCAACTGCACTCTGGAATATTGAAAGCTGCTCGTAGAGTTGTATTAGATGAGATAATCAGCAATGTTATTTCAGAGTTTGCTAATACAAAGAGAACAGAGAGATATCATAAGCTTGATAATCAGGCTGCCATAGCTTTTTCTGCAAATGGTAGAATG tcTCAATTTGCCAGTAAGATGGATTATTCTATTGCCAAGTGTGAGGCCGCTGTCTGCAATTATAACCCTGATCAGGCATGTGTTGATGAGTTGTCCACACAGTTACTCAGAAGTACAAAATCTGTTGGAAGCATCGATGATTTTTGGGGGTCTTATGCAGTTGTTTGTAGATTTCTTTCTGATTATTGCATGGAAGTCCTGTGGAATGCTGTCTTTTATGATACCATAGCAGAGTATATAACTTCCTGGAGAAAGAGCAAACTTTGGTTCAGTCATCCATATCTGTGCAAGAAGATTGAAGAATTACCCAGTAAACCG TATTTTTCTCGTCAAGAATTTCCTGCTAGTAGTGTTGACTGCCCTCCTGGTTTTGAGCTTCTCAAAACTGAATCAGATCATACTGCACCATCATCATTAGGATCTTCATGTGCCTGTATGGAAGGAAAGCGATGCAAACAGAATAGCCTATCGCTCAAAGAGTGTCCAGATGATGAcatgaaatgcatcttagaAAGTGTTGCAAATGAGCTACATAAGTCCACAAAGGTGTCTTTAGCTGAGTATGTTGAAATTCTTGTGGAAGAGGAAATGaataaattagttaatttttcaGAGGAGAAGAGATTAAACGAG GAAACTGTTGACTTTTCTATTCCATTCAGCCAGGCAAGCGAGTATAGTTCTACCGAAATGAAATATGAGCGGATGATTGATTCCAACCAAATTTCAGGCAAGATAAATTTTTCTGGTGATTCTCGAAGTTCTCTACAAgcagaaaaatcattttttccatttcaatcTGGGAATGCTATATCCAATGTTCTGGCAATTGCTTTTGAAAGAACACATGCTTCTGCTGACAATGCAATTGATGTTGAAAACATCAATGAGCCACCAACTCCTGGATTCAAAGATAGTGCTATTTTCCATCCCACTATAAGTAAATTCCAACCTTCAAAATCACTTGAATCGACTTCCAAGAATGGAGCCTATGTTGCCATTGCAATGTGCAAGCAGAAGCTGCATGATGATGTACTTAGTGTTTGGAAATCGTTGTTTGTCAATGATGTTCTTCATCGATTTCCTGGATTATGCTGTACTTCAAAAAAGCATACTGAGCCTGATAGCAATGAG gaaGGAGCTTTCAAATTCACAGAAGGGTCAAGGAAATTTCACCGTCCAGACTCTTCAGTGCTGTCATTGGTTTCAAGTAAATACACATATCACCGGAAGAAAAAGTTGGCAGGAAAGAAGTTGGGTTCATCTTCTCATTCTACTATTACAGATGCTGGGTTGCAGAAACGGCCCATGGAGAAGTCAAGAAAGCAAAACTTTCTCAGAAATGTCTCTGAGAATGTAGTAGTTCAACCTGTAGGGACTCCTAAGAAGAAGGAAAGAATCAAGGGCCAGGCTGAATCATCTGTTAATGGTAGGCCTTCAAAAGCCACTTTCGTTGAATTACCTGTTAATGCCAGGTCTTCAAAAGCCACTGTTAGAAGCACCGTAAAAAGGGTCCAATCATTGCCCAAAAATGCTGGTCATCGGAAAGTAGTGAAGATTGCACAAGCAGTTAATG ATGATAAAGTTGCCAAAGAAGCCATAAAAACCTCAAAGGAGAGGGCTGGGAAAGTTTTTGATTGCAATGGCTGtgatgttgaaattgaaaatgcagaGACTACTGAATGTTCTAAGAAGACTCTAAACA CAAATAAGGTGCCAAAGTCGAAAAGGAAAAGCACAGTAGATGGTGGATTTGTATCACATCCTATGAAGTTTCTAAAAGTAGAAAACAGTGCTGTCAAGCAAGCAGCAAGTAGACAGGTTTCAGTACGGAAGGCAAAGTCCAGTAAATCCAGGACATTAAATCCCTGCCCTATATCTGATGGTTGTGCCCGGTCTTCAATTAATGGTTGGGAATGGCATGCATGGTCACTTAGTGCTAGTCCTGCTGAAAGAGCTTGTGTTAGGGGAGTGCCACACATTCATGCCAAGTATTCATTTCCCAAGGCATATACATCTCAGTTGTCAAATGGCAAGGCCCTTTCTGCAAGGACAAACAGGGTGAAGCTTCGCAATCTTCTTGCTGCTGCTGAAGGTGCTGAGCTTTTGAAAGCAACACAGTTGAAG GCAAGAAAAAAGCATTTACGTTTCCAGCGAAGCAAAATACATGACTGGGGTCTTGTTGCTCTTGAGCCAATTGAGGCTGAGGACTttgtaattgaatatgttggtgAACTGATTCGTCCACAA ATATCTGATATACGTGAACGTCTTTATGAGAAGATGGGAATTGGCAGCAGTTATCTTTTTAGACTTGATGATGGTTATGTG GTTGATGCCACAAAGCGTGGTGGGATTGCAAGATTTATAAACCATTCTTGCGAG CCCAACTGCTACACAAAGGTTATAAGCGTTGAAAGTCAGAAAAAAATTTTCATCTATGCTAAACGCCATATAGCTGCTGGTGAAGAAATTACTTACAATTACAAATTTCCTCTGGAGGATAAAAAGATACCTTGCAACTGTGGTTCTAGGAA GTGCCGGGGATCATTGAATTAG